GTGTTAATTACTTACGCAGTTTCACTACACTTCCGATCCCAGTCAGCTCCTCTTTCTACGACTGCTAAGACCTGTGTTAATTACTTACGCAGTTTCACTACACTTCCGATCCCCGTCATCTCCTCTTTCTACGACTGCTAAGGCATGTGGTCATCTCTTATGTAGTTTCACTACACTTCCGATCCCAGTCATCTCTTTCTACGACTGCTAAAGCATGTGTTAATTACTTACGCAGTTTCACTACACTTCCGATCCCAGTCATCTCCTCTTTCTATGACTGCTAAGGCATGTGTTAATTACTTACGCAGTTTCACTACACTTCCGATCCCAGTCAGCTCCTCTTTCTACGACTGCTAAGGCATGTGGTCATCTCTTATGTAGTTTCACTACACTTCCGATCCCAGTCATCTCCTCTTTCTATGACTGCTAAGGCATGTGTTAATTACTTACGCAGTTTCACTACACTTCCGATCCCAGTCAGCTCCTCTTTCTACGACTGCTAAGACCTGTTTTAATTACTTACGCAGTTTTACTACACTTCCGATCCCAGTCATCTCCTACTCTTTCTACGACTGCTAAGACCTGTGTTAATTACTTACGCAGTTTCACTACACTTCCGATCCCAGTCAGCTCCTCTTTCTACGACTGCTAAGACCTGTGTTAATTACTTACGCAGTTTTACTACACTTCCGATCCCAGTCAGCTCCTCTTTCTACGACTGCTAAGACCTGTGTTAATTACTTACGCAGTTTCACTACACTTCCGATCCCAGTCATCTCCTCTTTCTACGCCTGCTAAGACCTGTGTTAATTACTTACGCAGTTTCACTACACTTCCGATCCCAGTCATCTCCTCTTTCTATGACTGCTAAGGCATGTGTTAATTACTTACGCAGTTTCACTACACTTCCGATCCCAGTCAGCTCCTCTTTCTACGACTGCTAAGACCTGTGTTAATTACTTACGCAGTTTCACTACACTTCCGATCCCAGTCATCTCCTACTCTTTCTACGACTGCTAAGACCTGTGTTAATTACTTACGCAGTTTCACTACACTTCCGATCCCAGTCATCTCCTACTCTTTCTACGACTGCTAAGACCTGTGTTAATTTCTTACGCAGTTTCACTACACTTTCGATCCCAGTCATCTCCTCTTTCTACGACTGCTAAGACCTGTGTTAATTACTTACGCAGTTTCACTACACTTCCGATCCCAGTCATCTCCTCTTTCTACGACTGCTAAGACCTGTGTTAATTACTTACGCAGTTTTACTACACTTCCGATCCCAGTCATCTCCTCTTTCTACGCCTGCTAAGACCTGTGTTAATTACTTACGCAGTTTCACTACACTTCCGATCCCAGTCATCTCCTCTTTCTACGACTGCTAAGACCTGTGTTCATCTCTTACGCAGTTTCACTACACTTCCGATCCCAGTCAGCTCCTCTTTCTACGACTGCTAAGTGACCGGGCCTCGCAAAAGATCACATATCATTGCCGTAACTCTGTTGCCTGGTACGACtcgagatcacgtgactttgaCAAGTCCATCAAACTCAAGAGTGGGAACGGCATCGAGCTATACGCAGCAAGCTCCAATAAATACAAGCCAACAATAATTAAAGACGACTGCGGGGTAAGACTCTGATCACGTTAGTATACGACAGAGTAACGTTAGTATACGACAGAGTATATAGCACATCTGTGCTCACCCGTACAATACGCACAGCTGAAAGTGTGGATTgccaagtgaaaaaaaaaacgaaaaactcacggcatttaaaaaaataccaaaactCGATTTCCGAAGCATTTTTAGGGATGTGAAAGCCGTTGCGCCTAATAGTGATTTTACGAAGCCGATGCCCTTCTTCAGCCTCAAGCTTAAACCATTGattcctggctatttttgagctgaatttacgaAAAACAGACTgtaaacagatacctcccccctattttgagtttttttacaGCCCTTCAAATTCAAACaccgctgcacctagtcagtggtatcctagctttccaacagtgctttgcggtcccatcTCTAATCCCTTGTCGCTTCGCTGAGgcaagcacaagttgatggttgcttgtatttttcataaaaaatacagctagagcatattgggagagtgtcctaggacatcatgaagtctgatgcctgagtaactttatcttgttgtgtttatattgcatttatgaattttttgggttgtgggtacttctcaaagccggtacaggccggttgataGGTCAATGTGTTATAAATGGCGAAAAAAGCAAGCCTCTgtagcgggttgaccaacTGGATAGAACCCAACCCGCTGTAGCAGGTTGAGAGATCCTTCAAGCTCTTATTGAATACTAAGGTCCTCAAGCTGCTGTAGTGGGTTGACCAACCGGAAGGAAGCCAACAGGTTGAGTGTCAACCCATTACAGCGGATGGAGAACCTAGCTTCTATAGCATACTATGGTGCCCAACACCCTGTAGCTGGTTGTAGCCCAACCCTGGTAGCCATTTTTGTGGTGCTTCCGAGGAATTTAAGCCTGACAACTTTTTTTTCCCGAAATGCTTCCATTCGAAGGTGAAAGATGGTAAATGGCGCAAGACAGTGCTAGAAGTAAACACAGAAAGCACTCATCGACTGCCGATCGTGGACATCGCCGTGTTCGATATAGGGGACAGGGACGAAGAGTTCGGACTCCAAATCGGCTCCGTCTGTTTCTCTTGATACCATCCATATATGGCGATCCACGCCTTTAGGTAGATAGATTCTGTGCAGCAATGTTTCAAatagacaaaactcgtctccCTCGCAGCGGGATTCTATTTGTCTTTGATTTCTCCTTAGTAAGCTTAGAGCGACAGCTAAGAGCTTTTATTAATGTTGCAAGGAAGTGTATATAAGTATCGTGGAATAAAACTTATTGGGACTCTCTTTTGACTGGTTTGTCGTATTCGATTTTCTTGTGATAGTGATAAAGACATTGTGTAAAGTGTTTTTTTGAAATACCCCTTATGGTCTGAGATGTGACCAACTtataaaataactttttttttctggcggCCTGCAGATACACAAAATGCAATTTTCTTTTACTtgtttaaaatccgaaattctaaaactaaataaaaaaaggatagcCAAGAGTAGGTAAAAGTAATCTAGAAAGGTGTCCTTGAAAATTGATAACAAAGGTATATTAAACTAATTTTCGAACTTTCACCATGAACTGCAACTATTTAGGAATCAAACTACTGaaatgattaaaaaatatCAGTTTTCGAATAGGTAATGTGTTTGAAcaaaagacattacagtgcaTTATTGCTAAAtaactagaccctgcgcgcagggttgactgggatacctgagatctgcaatttgattgggcattGTGTTGTGACATTAATGACAAACATTCTACTGCCCACCACCtttggatataataaaaacatgtaTAATCTTGTTCTATTGTATATGCCATATCACAACAATGGCtggggcaagaaaggtaagaaGCATCATCTCTTGAAGTGGGGTAGACTTGAGGTGTGCTCCATTAAAGTAGATGGGgctgattgtcctatcttttacAGGGTAAAAATCTTACAAATACTATCCCCGCAGCAGCGACagcaccaaaaaaaaattcagggAAACTGAGAATGTGAGAATGTTTTAACATTcattaatatttaaaaatatttcttaaacatttctttggttcACTGCCCTAAATGTGCTATTTAATTTAACACCCAAAGTGAGCCATATAATATAATTTAGATTAAATTCATTATTTCATATATGTACgtgcaaagtaaacaacaacatctatttatgctatcatattgtttaaaaaattttattttgaagtaaatgagagggctatagaatatccagaCTTATAACATATACATATTCTTAAGGATCGAGATCAAAAACACTACAATGttctataaaattaaaatgacaTCCAATGAgggataaatttattttaggaAAACAAAACTTATCAAAAGGAAGgaccaaaataccaaaaaataagcaccaaagtaccaaaataataaatgaaatcTACTTGGTAGAAAAataatgacattcaatgagagagatcaagatattttatactaagaaaacaaaatgtgtcTTATGGGTAGCCAGTCAAGTGTCGCGAAGGTAGTCACTTCTTTGGGATTCATCCATAGCGATTTGTAGGAGACGATTTTCATCAATAAGCTTCAAAATACTTCCACTtcaaaataaagtaaataaaatttaagGTAAATACCTCAAGTCCATTCATGAGTGTCCAGAGAACATTTTATTACGTCTTGAAGTAAACTGTATGTGTCTAAAGCAGGCCTAACGTGTATCGGGTCCCTTAGTCGGGTCGCAAATGCAAACTCGAGTAAATACGGCGAAATCAATCCGGCTTGATATGATTTTGCACAATTACTTGATAGAGATTGAGACTATTATAATATATGCAGTAATGAAATCGCGAATCGTgccttcaactgcacaaataacttggatctgagagctggaatctcaaaatcaaagatggcggccatgacacagttttaaattatgcagaatCAGCAAGCCTGTGGGGGGGTTAAAGTGGGGGGTCATTATTGTAGTCAGTAGTAACCATGTAAACATAACGTATACCACGACAGTCTAAGGTCTTTGCTAAAAAAGGTCTAATGTTTTTGCAACAGAAAgtaaggaaaaataaaacattttcaatgttttttaaatattttttaattcagTGCATTGTACTCTTAACTGTTCaaattcattattattatattcttaaCAGTTCAAAACACTAGTAGTACCAGTATTAAATTTCTTCTTAACATGAACTTTAATGACGCCACGAGAACTAGACTTTACTTCTTGGGGAGCACGTTCTCGGCAAACTGCGATAGAACATTCCCAGCAGGCTTATAGCGCCCAACCACAAAGACACTCCCATCAGCCCCTTCGGCACTCGCCATGGCGACTTCCTTAGTGCCCTTCCACACGACTTGGGTGAAGTGCCCAGTCCCACTCTGCCAGCCAGGCTTGTCAAACTTGTACTTGCTGATTTCTGAATACCACTCGTCCACGATGTCCCCCGCGTTGATCTCACTGGGAGAGCACATGTATAGGTTTTCGCCCTGGCCTGGCCGTGAGTCTGCGCTCGAGTGCTCTAGCCTACCATTCTTGGCGATATGGTTAGCCCAGACCTGCGCATCCGCGGCCAGCTGAGCAGACCACGTCACCTTAGGGGCCTGGTGCTTGGCGCGGAGCTCGTTGTGCACATCGACGCAATCTTTTTGGAAGTTGGACATGTTGACTTTGTGGCAAAGCCTTGGAAAAGGTATGCAATGGGCTAAAATCAGTAAAATAACACTAATTGTTTTCCATCTTTAAAAGGTTATTGTTATAATATATCAATGGCCGTAATGCATTATTCGTAGAGTCGACTTGAGAGCCAAGTTGCAAAAGAAATTCAAACATCTTTGgtaaaaacatcttttgtaaaATGGGTAAACATCTAAGACCATTAGATTAAGAAAATGAGTTAACTTCTAAGACTATCagactaaaaaatatgaaaacatcTGACCATTAGACTAAAAAATGGCTATCACTATAAGGACAAATGTAAATGCTTACCTTACAAGCTTCTTATTTCCAACGCAGGGAGCTGAAAGAATATAAGTCCTACCAAAAATCGCCGTGCTATTTATAGCATTTTGCTAAATGGGTCAAACAAGTAGACCACGCCCACACTTTGTCAAAGTTTCAATGTTATCGTTAGCAAtgattcatttcttttttcaattctAAAACAAGGCAAAAGAAATTGTTTTGTGGTTTTATAATAACGTGGAGGCAGGCCTCTGTAAAAGCTTGGATGGCGCCTCGAAAACAACTATTGAATTGATCATTCTTGACTTTGGCCTTTGAATGGACACTTattattaacacgcttgtggGTTGAAGAGCTTGTGGGTTGAAAGTTTACtaaacgataaaaaaaaaacacctataTATTAGAAATCTACGGCACTGAGAACTCCCTATACCCTAATACTTATTTACCAGATATAAAGTTTTTAAAAGATATATAGCAGATGTGCACAGCTTTGCCTTCTAACATGTTGATCTAATAAATAATTACTAGCAAATTAAATCCGCAGTTAAAAAAAGTACTTTGAAATAATGAGCACAACAACATTGAATGCAGAGTTGAAACTCCTCCGCCTACTAAGTCAAAGCCCAGACTTTAATAAAGTTCGAAGTTTGAATGTTGTcgctagaatttttttttcatccttaAAAGGAAAAACAGATCCTGGTTTTGTGGTTTTATAATTACGTGGAGGCAAGCCGCTAACAATGCTTGGATGTCGCCATCTATTGAATCGATCATCCTCGACTTTGCCTTTGAATAGACTTTTGTTAACACGATTGTGGGTTGTAAAAGAAAGCAAGGCACCAAGAAATTCCtattccctccccctcctcccgaCAAAAAGTGCACCCCAATCtttttttccgtttttttttctgagatATCCAATTATTAAATTCAAAATTTAAAGATCGAAACAAATTAAATTCGATATTGAACTTATTGGAGCACTTTGAAATAACGACCAACAACACCACAAGAACATGATAACAGAGTTGATTGTTTCTTGTGTAACCAAGACGTAGCCTTCGACCGACTTAAGGCATGCAGCGCTATATTTCTAGGAATATCGTGGCGCGCAAAAGTGCATTGGATCGGGTTGCGCACGCCGTCGTCCCAAGTTAGCCTAGCATGGTTTTCGTTTGCGATAGCAGACAACATTTCTTAGAACCGCACGTATTTCTAGGAAATTATTTCTGAGAAAGCAATCTTTGATATAAGGTAACATATTGCACATACACACATTTTATTAAGAGCAAAATATCAGGTAAAACAGCTTGATGGCGGCAGTACGACTTGATTAACAAAGCATCACAAAGCATAAAGAAACATCACAGACAACGTCTTTCCCGCAACTCGAATGGCTCTTACCACTTACCACACTGATGAGGACAGGATGAACTCGAGCTCTACATTACCTTAAATGACTACTGAGATGGTCTAATATGGCAAAAACTAGTAGGAAAGTCTGCCAAATGTTCGTCTTTTTTAAGTCGAACCACTATTCATTTAACACCATCCATCTTTAAAACAAATTTGCGCAAAACAGCTTCAAATTCTATTTTTCAGTGCAATAAATTAATCAAAATGACAAGTTTATcccattttatatttttagttaATTCCTTCTAGATATTATGTAACGCACGGCTGTCTAGCCGcgtggaataaaaaaaaaaacaagataaaaACAGCGATTTTTAAGTTAGGTAGAGAAATGCgtaaatttttattaaaattacaGTGTCACTGTCGTTTAGGCGATAGAATGTGAACgatttcaaataaaaagttaATAAAACTCAGCATAGTGCTGAAGATTTGGTTATTAGTAGTGATTTAAAGAATAAAAGGTACATAAAAGGTGAGGACCTTATTTCTCAAAATCCCGATGATAACCGGGCCTTTAAGAGAGTATCGGCAGATCTTTCCAGGTATGGAAGAGCGTTTCTCATACCTAGCGCTTACCTCCCTGTAGTTTCAGGGctcccaattaaaaaaaaatataatttccaACGTTTATGAAAATACTGTCAATTAAACTTTCAACATAAATATTAGATTTGTCAAGGTTGGACCATGTCGCCACCGCGACGCATTAGGATCTCCGCGGAAGCCAAAAGGTTTCTCATTGAGCTaaccgtgcaaactgcgccattGCTGGCTAGACGTTGGCCTAGCATTGTTGGCGCAATCTGAACACCGTGTTGGGAGGAACTGGCTGGTGCTGCGAAATTTTTATTGAGTTCGAACTTTTGGCCAACACTTCGCCAGCATCTCCTTTGTTTTGTGGTCATTCGAGCATATCACAGCtttgctg
The sequence above is a segment of the Nematostella vectensis chromosome 2, jaNemVect1.1, whole genome shotgun sequence genome. Coding sequences within it:
- the LOC5521790 gene encoding Golgi-associated plant pathogenesis-related protein 1; protein product: MSNFQKDCVDVHNELRAKHQAPKVTWSAQLAADAQVWANHIAKNGRLEHSSADSRPGQGENLYMCSPSEINAGDIVDEWYSEISKYKFDKPGWQSGTGHFTQVVWKGTKEVAMASAEGADGSVFVVGRYKPAGNVLSQFAENVLPKK